One part of the Futiania mangrovi genome encodes these proteins:
- a CDS encoding ATP12 family chaperone protein, which produces MKRFYKTASAEPAEGGGWRILLDGREVKTPARRTLVAPARALADAVAAEWEGQGEEVQPATMPLTRALNSALDRVAPERDAVLADLAGYAESDLLCYRAESPEELAARQRAAWDPLLDWAREAHGLRLTLTEGVMPVAQPEGTGACARALIDPLDAARIAALHAFVTITGSFVLGLAVVHRRIGWEEAWTLSTLDEDWQGGLWGRDAEAEARAARRRAEMENAGHLLDLLDAD; this is translated from the coding sequence ATGAAACGCTTCTACAAGACCGCCAGCGCCGAACCCGCCGAGGGCGGCGGCTGGCGGATCCTGCTCGACGGGCGCGAGGTAAAGACACCAGCGCGCCGCACGTTGGTTGCGCCCGCGCGCGCCCTGGCAGACGCCGTCGCGGCCGAGTGGGAGGGGCAGGGCGAGGAGGTGCAGCCCGCCACCATGCCGCTCACCCGCGCGCTCAACAGCGCGCTCGACCGCGTGGCGCCGGAGCGGGACGCGGTGCTCGCCGACCTCGCGGGCTATGCCGAGAGCGACCTGCTCTGCTACCGCGCCGAAAGCCCGGAGGAACTGGCGGCCCGTCAGCGCGCCGCCTGGGACCCCCTGCTCGATTGGGCGCGGGAGGCGCACGGCCTGCGCCTGACGCTGACCGAGGGCGTGATGCCCGTGGCCCAGCCCGAAGGCACGGGTGCCTGCGCCCGCGCGCTGATCGACCCGCTCGACGCCGCGCGCATCGCCGCGCTCCATGCCTTCGTGACGATCACCGGCTCCTTCGTCCTCGGGCTTGCGGTGGTGCATCGGCGGATCGGGTGGGAGGAGGCGTGGACGCTCTCCACGCTCGACGAGGATTGGCAGGGCGGGCTCTGGGGCCGCGACGCAGAGGCCGAAGCGCGCGCCGCCCGCCGCCGCGCGGAGATGGAGAACGCAGGCCACCTGCTCGACCTGCTCGACGCGGACTGA